The nucleotide sequence AATCATGCCTATACTGCATAAGATGAGGAGTACCTTGGCTCACAGCACACCCACAGTTGACTCTACTACCAACTATGGAAACCCTGCAAAAAGAACAGCCAATTCTGACTTtccaacagaaacatttattatgAGCTTCAATATGAAACTACAACCATTACATAAATAAGATCTGTACAAACGcggttattaaaaaaaatttagacCTTTAGTGCCTGACTGGCTGGCACAGGTGAGCCTCCGATGAAGCAGGATATAAGTCATAAAATTTCATTCACCATCTTTTCCATCACATTTCTGACAATCACAGATTcaggatgtaggaatgtttcCTCCCCAAAGAGTTTAAATAGAATCAGCTTAGTTATTATAAAAGGTAATCTGTCTCTCCTACATCACCAAAAACAAAGTTATTggattaaaagcaaaaagcttcgCTTTATGTTCTTACTATTAGACAACTAGACATAATTGCATGGTATAATAGTTTCTTGGATGAAAGTGTTCCTTTCTTCATAGTTTTGTGAGCATGACAAGAAATCTCAACAACCAACAAATTTCTCATTGTATTTTGATAGAGATCTCTTCCTAATAGAACTGTGTTTAGAAtcttttttctgcttgaaaattGGAGAATTCAGAAAATACACATCTGTAAATGGATCTCCTCTTCTAAGTTTCCtgtaaaaaaaaccaaaaaaacaaacacatgagTTCTGTTCCctcctttattaaaaacattatcTTCTAACTAGTAAATTCAATGTCACACAAACTACTTCACTACTACTAATCACGACTCCTCTTTGAATCTTTTAATAAGAACTTACTTCCAATATTTAAGTAATCCTTTCAAATCCCTCATTTGATCATGAACTTTATATCAAACTGGAAAGTAAGACACCTACCCTGAAATACTTGGTTCTTTATAGCTCACAATAAGAGTACAGCTACGCTTGCGTTTTGGAGATGGTCTTTCGCCTTCAGGGACAAtaggtgcattcccagtgctagGGAGCGATGAAGCAATATTGGTAACATCACAGAGATGACCACGAGATGGTTCAGAAgattgctctgaaaaaaaaaaagtgaggcaTACTGTATCAACAGTTGCTTAAGACACCTCAGACAAATATCCTAAAAGGGAATGTCAATGAACATACTAGATACGAAGAAACTCTCAGCTGTAACTATCATCTCcatcttttcatttctctcaaaTTATACTTTTgatctccctcctcccccccagctTCAATCCATCTTGAAACACATCTGAAATACAATGTTAACTAATTGTTGAGCAATTTCTTAAACAAAACATATCTTTAATTCCTGCTTCTGttgtgaggaaaaaagagatgGTCAGAATGAACTAAATGACTTTAATAAGGAGAAACAGCATAACAttgcaaaaagaaagatgaagaaagccgcccccccccccaacagttTATATAAACGAAACAATTACAGAACACTTTCCATACTTACTAACAGACTTGTCACTTGATTTATtgctttcagtctctttttCATTGAAGAGTTTCTGCTCATGCTGTACCAAACATCTTTTAGACCTTGGCCTTACGTGGACCGGTGACATATCTGTCTTGTCCActgaacttttcctttttttggatTTACTCTTATAAGGTACATAAAGGCTATCATCTGAATCTTCTTCACTATCACTTGACTCTATGGTATTAGTTACAGATGAATTTCCTTTGTCATCTACAACAGTATCTGTGTCATTGACCTTATTTTGTCGAAAAGGTGTAACGTGGACACTCTCTTCAAAATTGAAGTCATAAGCATCACTGGAGCCACCCAAGAAATCCAGTTTTTCTTTGGAATTCTCTTTAccctgtcttttcttttgtcttggtCTGGAAGTATTTTTAGTCCCTTCCACTTTTACCTTCTGATGCTTCTCTCTTATTAGTTGAGAGCCTtctctgcttttatatttttgttgcttAAGATCAGCACTGTTGTCTGAATTGACTTTTGCAGCTTCAGAATCCAACTGCCTCCACACCAGCTCTGAACCTATCTTGTTTACATGAGAAATATctgaatttatgttttttaCAGTACACGTATATAGACTTTCAAGTCCAATTTCATCCTGTTTAGAAGGCATTCTTGTTGAATCAAGTGCTTCCAAACAGTCCAAGATACCCATGCAAAGTTCATCTTGATTTCTTATCTTTGAACAGCGACGCCTGGTGGACACATTTTTTGGTAACACAGTACTAAATCCATCTCCATTTGAAGAATCACTTTCCAGCTCTGACACTATGTTGTCCACATGAAAATCAGATGTTTGCCCTTgtaattgaaaaggaaaacatattaATGCCAAGTAACAACAATTTGGAGAACTTTTTTTCAAGTTCTAAATGTGTCAAAAATTAAGACCATCTTAGAATTTTCTCCAGAGATTTGATAAGTGATGTTTACTACAGCCTCCAAACAGAAAGCAGTTATACTACACTACATCAGGATTTTCctttaaactgttttgtttggaGAGGTTATCCCCAGgtcatttattttaagtgttttactTTGTTAACAGTTGTTGATTTCTTAAATAATGCATGACTCAAGATTAATTTACTCTGATTAACAGTTTGGAAGATAAATGAAGCTAGATTGCAGGTATAGAAGAAAAACCATTTTCACATTGCTCCCCCATTGTTATGCATCTTCATTCAAAAAGTTTGCCAGTTGCCAATATTAATACCTAAGCTTTACAACAAATGAAAAGGATTTCACAATTACTTCAAAAgcagtaattttgttttaaacttacactcacacattttttccctgcttctgaATAAAGTAATGTCAGACGCTTTGATCTAATTACCTTTGTCTAGAATTACTTTGATTGAAGAAATGGCATTGCCAGGTAACTGACAAGTATCTGTCACAGAATGAGACAGCTCGTTTGTTTCACTATCAGCCATCAGTCTACTTGGAAGCACTTGATCACCTCCATCAGCACACTGTGGAAGCTCTCTAAAGAAAATACCAGAGGTAGTATTTACTGAAtagcaatatattttataacaaTGTGAACTACTTCTATTACActgtatttcttccctttttccagtcagaAGAATAAGTTTACTGTAACAAGATTTTCAGATATAAATACATATCTGCAAAAGATACTTACACagaacttatttttcttatggCACTGGAATTATTTTcaagcactgaagaaagcacTCTCTGATTCTGTCAAGAAAATAAGTCTTACTGTAACTAAACAGCTGAAACAAGCTTGTACCATACCCACATTTTAGACAATAGCCCAGTTACACACAGAAGGGCCAGAGAGAccctttgctgcttttatttgtttactgGCTGGCTAACACAAAATGCAGTGGAATCTCACATGCTCAGCTCCATCAAAACAGTAATCACTACCCCAATCATACAAATAGAGGGCAGGATAAGGAACTGCAGGGAAGATACATGGAATAAGACACAAAGCCATAGGAAATCAGGGTAACCCTCCCACCTCATAGCCGAGCCTCAGTCCTGCTACACACCCCCCAGAGGTACTAGTCAGACCTCCATACTAAGGCTGAAATCTCAAAAACTGCATCTATGCTGCTTCAAAggaataaggggaaaaaaataaaagaaatcccCACAGAGAGCAAGAGGTACTTACTACACCTATGGAACACAAGTCCTTTGCTGGGCCAAGGAGATCAACTGACTCCAGTAAGTTCTTAGAAACTTTTGAGATTATCTCACTCAAGGCTGACAGTTTAGTCTaacgaacaaaaaaaacccaacactgTTACATCCAGGTATTAACTACCAATGTAATATCCTCTCACCAATATTATGAGTAACTAAATCCTGAAGATACCTGTATCAGAAGACACTTCTACCAGGTACCTTCAGCTTTGATtgaaaaaaagttaacttttaTGAAACGTTTGAGTTCATAAAGATATCAGTGGAATATCTGGTGCAAATTCTAATGGTCAGCTTCACAGAATTATaagttattattaaaaatacctCAACAAGTCCTTGTGCTTGCTTGAAGCAAAGATTTCTTTGCAAGACAAACATCTGAAACTTCAGATCTTGATACTCTTTCATTAAATGAAGAATGGTAGTTTGGGCATCCCTCAGTTTGAGCTTTTCCTCTTGCAAAGCCTGAGCCAGAGCTTTGTTGTTTGCTTGGATGCTCTTCATTTGCACAGAGCTGTTGGCTACAAAGGAACAGTGTGTATTTCAacttggttaaaaaataaataaattagaaaaattatgAATTAGGATATTCGAGCGCCTTACTTGGTCTTTTGCACTTCATTGTTGTGCTCTGGCTAGTTTTACCCAACCTTATCCATTTctgatttctcttctctttcattcGTTCTTTTATGTCACTCAGGCTGTCTTTGAAGGGCTTTTTCAAGCGTTCAGCCATCTTCtacctttaaaaacataaaggGCAAAGAGCTCGCTCATTAGGCTAGTGCTCCACAGCGCTCCCCAATGCCAACAGAAAAGGCACAGAGAAGCACAATTAAAACTCGAGGTGTTTTTAATCAGCACGCACACATAAGAGCCGCATGAGAGTCCCACAGTTGCGGAAGGCACCCAGAAGTGACCCTTTGGGTGAAGTGACCCAATTTGGGCTGCGTGCCCACCGCCACGATGCCCGCTCGGAGGCCGGCTGCGGGGAGGCACAGCGGACAGCAGCGGAGCCCCAGCGGCTCGGAACCGGCCCCCGGCCCCTTTACACCCCCCGCACCAGCCCTCCCCAGGGGGACGGGACTAGGGCCGAGCAGCCGCCTACTCCCCCAAAGAGGCGCTGGGCAGGGACCCCACGCgctccccccattcccccggcggaggccgggccccgcccgccccgcgccccgcttGCCTGAGCCCGGCgccagccgccgccgcctgcccgcTAGGGTAATGGGGGCAGCCCTGCGCGCGGCCCGGCCGTTAGTGCCGCGTCCCGGCGTTCAAACTGCAGCGCCGCGCTCTCCCATTGGCCGACGAGGCCGCCGAAGCTCCGCCCCCTTCCTCCCGCGGCTCGCGCAGCCGCTGCGGCCGTTGGCGCTGTGGCGGCTCGCGCCCGCTGTGGCCgctggggggggctcggcgctgaggcggccggcggcggcgcggccctgCGGGGTCGGGCTTCAACGGGGAGAAACGGGGGCGGAACGCGAGGTGTTTATTAAACAGCAAAGCTAGGGGGGGAAAGCTAGCGTTAGAGCTGTGCGTTTTACCTAAAGAAATTGTCTCTTGAAAGTATTTTGCTCTCACAGAAGAGTGAGGCGAGCCCTTCCCAGGCTTCTTGGGTCATGCTCCTCATCCCTGACACCATAGCTAGAAATGAAAGTACCGTAAGGGTTGCTGAGGAAAACCTCGTCTCACAGTCTTGTTTTATGAAAAGAACTGTTCAAAAACACCGTCGATAAGATGGAAACCACCATAACATGAGATTTATATGGGGAAAGGCCGTTAAACGTAGCACAAAGTCTGCGCTAGGCTAGCAGCCTGACCTGGATAGCAGCCTTCACTGGGGAGCATCAGGCTTGAAGCCAGGTATGGGGATACGTCGCTTCTCCTGATCCACCTGATCAGGGGACCGTTTTCCTCAGTTGTGTCATTTTGCATAGACTGCACTGGCTGATTATACACTTAAGCTCATTGAGCATGGACTGCTGAACTTTGATTAAACTCGCTCTAttataggagaaaaataaatcagctaaGCTGCAGCTTATTAACAGTGAAATAATTGGTGTTCTTGTATCTGAGAAATGAGCATTTCATAGCTcctgcactttttaaaaacagctattCTTGCCTACTTGATTTCATTCATTACAGCTTAGATGTAGTGTGGCAAGCTGATTTCAAACTGGAAAAATTCTTATAGATTATGACAAACCATAGTCCACGATGCACACACATACCCTTTTCTACTTCTTggaagattttatatttttttgtttctccagccTCATCTATGTAGTTTTTATATTAGTGTAAATAAACTTTGCTCACCTTCCTCTCTTATTTCATCAACAGATACCAACAGAGTTGTGTTTGCATTTCCTGTCAGGAAAGAAGTTCCCCCTTTTGAGACAAAAGACTCATAATTTCTTTAGGAGTTAGCATGAGAAGTTATTAGCAGGTTAAATGCCTTAGGCCCTCTTTTTGAGTTCATAGGGTCACACAAGGCCAGAACAACAAAATTTTAGCTTCTCTTTacatcttttttctcctttctttctgcttgccTAGTCTACCAAATACTTATCAACCTGTCCTTCCAGCCCCCAAGCAAACCTcccaaaattaaacaaaaactgTCATaggcttggggaaaaaatgtatcaaaTATTGAAAATCACGTAATAGAAATACCGGTTTTATGATATTGTGCAATTAACCTCTCATCGATTTCCTACAGGCCTATCACAGTTTTATGGGCAGTAATTAGGCATACCTGCTCAACAGTGGCTAACAACCTCATCTAGACCCTTGCAAGCAGCTCTCTCCAAGTGCTGGATGAAATTATCTAATTGAACTcagcttccatttttttgttgttatttgtttttcatctcagCACCAACTAGTCTAACCAAAAGTAATGTCTTTTCCTATAAGCTTTGCTTCATGTAAAGCTAAAACCTGTTTTGCATTTGCCCAACCAGCAATTAGTGGTTTCCAGCAATGCTGGTAAGGTCTTTTAACCATTAGTCATTCATCTGCTTGGCACAAATACACAGTGACTGTGATTAAATGAACTATGCTTTGATTGAAAAAGAATGCTTTCCTCATTGCTATCTTTGTTTGTTACTCTtgattacttattttttttccttgagcaCGCCTATATCAAGATTAAAGAACCTCtgatcaccttttttttttctattgtatttAATGTTACTCAatctttttacatttctttcagaaacactttgagatgtttctccaggttctttttttttttttttttaatgtccaaATTACATGTCCCAATAATCTGCTTTGAACTGTTGCCAATGTATGCTTATTTCTATATTATTCTCaagtaatttgtatttttatgagaTTATTGGCAGGTTGCACCCGCCATGTTATTTCATAGTATTTATAGTATCAGTAGTGAATTTATGACACTCtggtagtgatttttttcttgctcagctGATTCTTCTTGCTCTAAacaatttcacattttcctctATGAAGACTGATGCTATGATTGGTGTCAGCGATACACTAGATTTGTTTAATTCTAGCGGATGTACTTATGTGGCAAAACAGCTGCTACTGTTACTAAAGTTGGTGCAGCATTAAAAGATGTTCTTTCATCTTAGCTTTACTGACTTACACTAAAAGGAAAGAgttatttcatatatttacaggaaattaaaagaatCAGAGCTGTGATTCTGGCGATGTTCTTGATGCATGTTGTCAGAGCTTTAGTCTGAGTGTGGTGTTATATCCTGTTGTACAACACATTTTGTTAGCGATCTATGTAAAGGGCTCATACATAGAAAGTTGTTGTTTTAACCATCTGAGCAAGCAATCGGATATGAAATACCTTATGCAATGTTAATTAGTTGCTTTTATTGCTACCTACATCAAAGtcttcaaataaaagaaatcttaaCATTGTTAGCAGATGCTTTTGAGAGGTATAGATTATCCAGCCCttgctggaaaatgtttttaaaatacctatTGATTTCAATAACGGGATAAAATGTATGTCGCTATAAGGACAGATGATTAGACTCCCCTTTTTGAGTCATTTTTGTTAATGACCATGGGTCATGTAGGGAATGATTGGAACTGAACAGCAGCCATGCTCTGTTGACTGATAGCgagattttggggtggaaaCTACAATGTATGCAACACAGTACCGACTGAgaagacaaaatatatatacaatatgtTCTTATGTGTAACATAAAATTGATTAACACTGCAGAGTGTTCTCTGTTGAAGACAAACTTCGAAGTGGCTCTCACACGGTGCTAATACTTCCCTCCTTTAGGTGGCGGGTGAACCTGTTCATAGACAAACAGCACTGCCAGGCTTTCCATTACCCGTGGAGTTGTGGAGGATCATTTTAGCACCACTGGCTTGCTGACTCAGCTGTGTCCTCAAGTCTTGTGACTTGCACACTCCACTCAGTCTTCTTCACAGCGCTTTTCTCCTTG is from Anser cygnoides isolate HZ-2024a breed goose chromosome 2, Taihu_goose_T2T_genome, whole genome shotgun sequence and encodes:
- the SGO1 gene encoding shugoshin 1 isoform X2; amino-acid sequence: MAERLKKPFKDSLSDIKERMKEKRNQKWIRLGKTSQSTTMKCKRPTNSSVQMKSIQANNKALAQALQEEKLKLRDAQTTILHLMKEYQDLKFQMFVLQRNLCFKQAQGLVENQRVLSSVLENNSSAIRKISSVELPQCADGGDQVLPSRLMADSETNELSHSVTDTCQLPGNAISSIKVILDKGQTSDFHVDNIVSELESDSSNGDGFSTVLPKNVSTRRRCSKIRNQDELCMGILDCLEALDSTRMPSKQDEIGLESLYTCTVKNINSDISHVNKIGSELVWRQLDSEAAKVNSDNSADLKQQKYKSREGSQLIREKHQKVKVEGTKNTSRPRQKKRQGKENSKEKLDFLGGSSDAYDFNFEESVHVTPFRQNKVNDTDTVVDDKGNSSVTNTIESSDSEEDSDDSLYVPYKSKSKKRKSSVDKTDMSPVHVRPRSKRCLVQHEQKLFNEKETESNKSSDKSVKQSSEPSRGHLCDVTNIASSLPSTGNAPIVPEGERPSPKRKRSCTLIVSYKEPSISGKLRRGDPFTDVYFLNSPIFKQKKDSKHSSIRKRSLSKYNEKFVGC
- the SGO1 gene encoding shugoshin 1 isoform X1 codes for the protein MAERLKKPFKDSLSDIKERMKEKRNQKWIRLGKTSQSTTMKCKRPTNSSVQMKSIQANNKALAQALQEEKLKLRDAQTTILHLMKEYQDLKFQMFVLQRNLCFKQAQGLVETKLSALSEIISKVSKNLLESVDLLGPAKDLCSIGVNQRVLSSVLENNSSAIRKISSVELPQCADGGDQVLPSRLMADSETNELSHSVTDTCQLPGNAISSIKVILDKGQTSDFHVDNIVSELESDSSNGDGFSTVLPKNVSTRRRCSKIRNQDELCMGILDCLEALDSTRMPSKQDEIGLESLYTCTVKNINSDISHVNKIGSELVWRQLDSEAAKVNSDNSADLKQQKYKSREGSQLIREKHQKVKVEGTKNTSRPRQKKRQGKENSKEKLDFLGGSSDAYDFNFEESVHVTPFRQNKVNDTDTVVDDKGNSSVTNTIESSDSEEDSDDSLYVPYKSKSKKRKSSVDKTDMSPVHVRPRSKRCLVQHEQKLFNEKETESNKSSDKSVKQSSEPSRGHLCDVTNIASSLPSTGNAPIVPEGERPSPKRKRSCTLIVSYKEPSISGKLRRGDPFTDVYFLNSPIFKQKKDSKHSSIRKRSLSKYNEKFVGC